The sequence TTGTatggctgagagagagagagagagagagagaagaagagactTACTTGATGGGAAGGGAGTCTTCCAAGGGATCCAAAGACCCAAAAGCCCCATCTTTCCTCTTGCtctccaccgcctcctcctcctccttctcatcCTTCTCCGAGGACGACGAGGCAGCGCCGATCGAGGAGCTCTCCGACGACTCCTCCGCCTCTACTCTGCCCTCCAAACAGAACCCATTCCTCTTCCTCGCCGCCTCCACCTCCTTCCCCTCCTCCTGCCCTTCTCCGTGGAGACGCAGCGGCAGGCTGACATGGTCCTTCAGCCCCACGCTGGGCAGCACCAGAGACgacatcctcctcttcttctcctccgggGCCTCCTGCTAAGCCCCGGCGGCGCTGTTGTCATCAATGGCCGGTCAACGGCCGGCCAGCCGCGGCAGCGTCCTCTCCCGGCTTCCCAACTCGGCAAAGcggctttctttttgccaattcgTCGGGCCTCAAAGCAAGTAGATAAGAGAAAAGGGAGGCGTGGAGAGAGAGGAGAGCAGAGACTATATGAAGGAAGAAAGGAAGGGAAGACGACGGGGGTTGACACGTTCCACAAGAAATGAATACCCAACTCgtcctctctctcgctcgctctctctctctctgtctctctgtgaTGTAGACAGCATAACGTACTATTATACTGTCTGCATACGTGAATACGACCAAAAAAATACATGAGAGTTGGATCGACGGACAGGTAATCCTCTGGAAATGACATGAGGAGACCCGCCATGCTTCCTTCCTCTGTGGCTACTGCAAGCAGACATGCCTTCTGACATGTATCTTTGCAGTGGTGAGACAACATGTAAAGATCGCAGCATAGTGAGGCTGAGGGCATCGATTCCATTCTTTTAGACCCACTCAATCAATACCTCAATACCTTTGCAGAAATCATTGACTGGAAATTTGTATCCTTAGCAAAGAAAGATTGTGTTTCCTTCGAGTAGAGCTACAGGGCATCAAGTTCTCTTCCTCAATTTTTCTTGTTAATCGTGGAATAGATCTGAAGCAAATCTTCCAGCCTTCTCAGGACACTGTGCATCATCGATCTTCTTCTCTCCTCCTGCCATGGAAAGAACTTGATCGGTATCCAAACACACATCACTGACTGACTGCTACTGGTCTTCTTTTGTTAACCGAGGCGTACGTTTCTGCAGCCAAGTGAAGAAGAACAGTTCACATTGCTTTGTCAAAAGGCCATCATACGCCTACAAAATGGATGGCAGACAGATCTTCCAAGCTATGTTTGGGTCCATTAAAAGCAGTGGCAGCAGTTAAATCTCATGGAGATTAGGTGGATCATAACCAAAGCAACCTCACAACATCATCATAATCCAAAATATTCCTTCATTTGTCCTCTCCCCCACCTTATCTTGTATGAATCCAGTGTGACAGACAGTACCCATGTCTTGATATATCTCATCAACCAATCTTGCCTTGTTTAATATCCTCACCTTgaccatctccatgccttgtcttTGCTAGCTAGACAACGGTGATTGCTTCCTCCACATGTCTCATTCATGCTGCCTGCACAAGGTGGTGTTGTTGGAAGAACATGTCCAATTCTCTTGTTCCAAGGATTCAAATGCATGTCCTATTCCTTGATGTTTTTTAGGATCACAATTCGAAGCTAATCTGacctaattttttaaaattattatatcataaataatttttttttaatatatcattaaaaatatatcggatgagatttttctgacgatcaagtcaatgagaaatacaataaaaaataatgagGGAATTATTCTTGAGATAAAGaatatttttaaatctttttattTTAGCTCATATCGACATAATGGATCGATTGATTCGAAATATTAATCGTATCAATGTTCACAAAGGAAGGATAATTTTCTTAGGAAACACCATCGTGGGATGGAGGGAGGATGATGAACAAGACCAAGCTGTGAGTGGATCAACCAAAGAGATACTTTGGtaggaaagagagaaagagagaggaaatgACAAGGTGGGTGACGACAAAGAACCAAGTGTTGCAGAGAAGAAGATGAATACGGTGAGTTTCTTCTTGTTTCACTTGCAGATGCTCCAATGGCAGGACGTGGAAAACTTAGCGGAGGCTTCCCTCACAGCCTAATGGAGCCACTCATTAATGAGCGTTCAATGCACGGTTGTTGGAATGTCACCTCTTTGGTTAAAGAATCACTGTCACTTCATCTCCATGCGACGAAAAACTTCAACGACAGACATATGATAAGTACCAAAGAGCACAAGATAGGACGAGTCAATTCCGAGATTGGATAAAGATTTGATCGGAGGGATTGTAAGTTGCCATTGTTAAGTGGGTGAGGGACATTCAAAGTGTAGCTTTCAAGAAAACCAGCTTCGAGATTTCATATTGATAGAATGACTTTTATAATCTAAGTTATTCGAGTTTGAGTTACAGAAACAATCTCTCTACTCTGATGTGATGCAATGTTCCGATTCTTAGATTGGTCTTAGTTGattacataattatcaattgtttCATGTCGAATCAATCTAATTATTTCTAACCACACAGAATAAACCAATATCCATAATGGTGTTTTCCTATATATGCACATTGAGATATCCACAGAACTTGTTAATTCAGAATCTTGAGACTGAATCAAACCAAAATCTTTGAAGCAAAGTTTGTGAACATAATTGAAATCCTAGGAGAAATATATCTGATTAGAACTGCTAGTCTGGTCAGGACATTTCAACAAGGAGGAAAGAAAGGAGGCATTTACCCAAGAAAAAAAGACTGAATAGAAGTTGAATTCAACTTCTTCTGTACAGGTCCTTTCAGTCAATTTGGTTCAGTTTAATCTTCAGCTTGCCTCATATTTTGAGATCAAGCTAAGACCAGTAAGAGAGTAGACTGAAACCAAATTATCAATAGAAGAAAATTAATTATACAATTAGTTTGCTTTGAATCAATTAAAGTTTACTGTTTTTGAATCACAAGTTTTTGGTACAAGATAGATGCTTGAAGCTTTCTACAATATTAGCCATACAACACCTTCTGATTGCATGATAAACTCTTTCCAAAAATCACAAAACAGAAGATTGAAGCCATCAACAACAAaagttatgaatcacatactgatGGCATAAGGGTCATGACCAACTTCAGAGGCAACACTCTTTAAGTTCATGAATTTGTCATGCTGTAGTTCCGATGCCATGTAAGCTTGTTGTCAACAttataattcataaaaagaaaatgttacTCCACAGATTTCATTGATCAATCAATATGGCACATTTGTAATGAGAATAGGACAAGAAACCACCAAAAAACCAAATCTATACATCTGCATGAGATTTCATCTGAGCAATTTCATCAAGGTTGCCTCAGATTATTTCCCTTCCCTTCAGGTTTCTCCAAGTTGTCTTTGCTTGCTTTATGGTAGCAAAAGCCTACAAGTCTTCTCACATATGATGACCTAATTGATACAATTCATTCATCAAAGGTGTTCGATTTTAGAGATGAGTAGATATTAACCAAATACATATTAAAGATTCAAAGTCCTTTGCGTTACAAGGGAAATCATGGAGTAGTGAGGATTGCCTTCTCCTTCACCTTCAGCATTCATGAGCTCAATATAAATGGTTGAAGGGCTCATCACTTTGGTTTCTCCAAGTAACAGTGTATATTTATGTTTTTGAGTCCAGTGTCACTGAAAAGTTATGCATGTTTTTTAGCATGAATTAGTGCTTAGAGATCAACAAAAAATGTCTTAACTAAAAGACATAAGTTTTCTGAATCAAGTAGTTTGTGGTCCAATAGCACAGGCATCACTACCAACTTTAGTAGCCTTTAATCCACTTCAATTCTAACTATTAAGGTCCACCTTGAACTGTAAGTCAAGAAGTTGATCTCACCCTCCCAGGTCCCATAACAAGCCTCTAGATTGTAGGTGTCATTAAATAATTGCACATTTACTAGATTCCACTTCTCTCTTAGGGACACTACAGTATGGCACCCAATACCCTTTTAACGATTTCTTGTTAATGACTAATCTTAAGTACAATAAAGATAACTTACCTAAAAGACCTTACTGTTTTCCTTCAATCAGCATGGATATCTTGTTTTGCTACCAAGGAATGTCTACAGGCCTTTTAGCATGGAAACCAGAATAGTTATTGCAATGGTTGGTCTTTGACATCTTTTTGAGAGAAACCAAATGGAGGTACTCAAAACTCAAAAGTAAGTCACACTTGCTCAACCTAAAGTGTAGTTACCCTTCAGAAAGGTCTAATCAAGATAAGAGGGATCTTCAATGTGGAGAACTAAACCTTGCTTAGATGATCTCTACTAGCAACTAAAACACTTGTGGAATCATGTAGTACATCTCATGATATGTTAATTACACTATAATAAAATAAGGCAAATCAAACTAAGGATATGGACAATGATTACTTCAGGAATTTCAAGcaagagaagaaagaggaaatGTTGAGGTTACAGGACTTGGGATGCAACATGTGTATTGATGAATTTCAAATGTGCATTCATTTTGATCTAAGCATGAATCATCAACATGAGCATCAGATAAACACAACATGTACTCCCTAGCTCCGATGATATAGCATTATCAATCTTCTGTGCTCATTGAACTTCACATCATGAACTACTTACCATCTCTTCTAAGACCATCTTGATATGCATTGCAATTCAGACAGATAAAAATATTGAGTACCATCACAACTAAGGTACGAGTCAATAATAGTCATTTGCAATAGCATGTGAATGCAAAGTACAAGTTAGAAGCAAAACTGATAGCATATGTTTCCTCTGAAGCAAAAGAGAGCACATTCAAAATTATGAAATGATGTGAGCCAAAACATCATAACTTTACAAGAAAATTCTATGTTGATGACTATTAGTCCAAGTTGTTCTGCTTGAGTATGCATCTTACCTAACTCTTACCATATTGCAGCTTGGTAACATGAATGTTGAagaatacaaaaaagaaaaaaacaaatacaCAAGAGCACCATATGCACCTTTATAGACAAACTTTACATATAGAAGCAACAAACTGCATATTTGGTTTCCTCCAACCTCAAGCCTAAAATGAATATGCTAGGAAACTTAATGCATATTGAGAGAGAAAAGGACCTCTAACGTAGTATAGGGAAGTAACTTCTACTAAAAGTGTGCCAAGGAACTAATCCCATGCACCGTTCATCATATTTGTTCTTTATGTATTAGTTTGGATGCCGCATGTTTAATTTCCAGCTTCCACGGTCGGTGGCTCTCCTATCCCCAATTATCAAATATAATACATTAGTCAGAGCCATTTGTGACATCGAGCCACCAAAATTGTGCTGCTTCTTCAAGCATCCGTCTGTGATGTGTTCATCAATCTAACAACAACTACTGTGGACCAGCCTCTTATACTTTCTACAGCTGCATCTGTGGATAATGCAGGTTTGTTTCCCCTTCGCCTTAAATGGCAGAAATTGCTTCATCAGCTCACAGTTGAGGCAGAGCGTGACAGGTTGGTCATTACACTATTCAACTTTCCGTTTGAGTGCCTGATGTTAAGACTCATCGTTCTTCCGGGTTTATGCTGGAAAAGAGAACCAAGCATCTTCTCCAAGCTTTGGGCAGTGTACTTTGCGTATTTGCTTGCACTTGCATCTTGCTCCACCAGAGGCCCATAGTTCTGCATATAGCTCCGATAAGTAGGAACAATGGTCTGCACTATCCACTGACATATCTTCTCCCTCAGTTCCTTGTCTGAAATAACCCAATTTGACTGCTTCTGATACATCTCATCGAAGGATGCATTGAATGCTTTCAGTCGCTGCTTCACCAGATCTCGAGCCTTGCCCCTACCACCAGAGAACAATATCAACCCCTCCCTACTCAACAGAGATGGAAGCTTTCCCCAACTTTCCCTCAAGAAAATTGCTGCATAATAATCCTTGTACTGCTCATGCTCTTTCAACTTTGCCTCACCTATCAGCTTCCCAAGCTTTGTCCCCTTCAAATTCTTGTAGAAATGCCAATGCGTGTTCATAGCAAAAAGGTAGGAGAGGATTGTGTCCCCATAGCTCTTGGACCAAGTCTCAAAATTCGTCTCGAGGGCTTTAAAAATGTCCAAAATTGCATCAGTTAGGAGCCTCTCTCGAAACTTCTCCTGCTTCCAGCTCCGATGTATGATCAAGACTTGAGTAAGAACCGGCTGGTATTCCTCACTGAGAAGCTTATTGCAATAGTCGGTGACAAAGCTCACCAACCTCGGCACAGATCCTTGCGAGGGAGGTGGCATCTGTCTTTGTAGTTCCACTTGATGCAAAAGCTCCCAAAAGATCTCACACGCCCCATCAATCAATCTCTTGATAAGATCCCTGGTTTGATTCTGGATCTCAACGCAAGCTTTTCCTCCAAAAAGCCGGTTGAAGTCCAACCTTAATCTGTTCAGCGTCGCAAAGATGTCAAGAAGCTTGAGGAGTTTGATGGGATCCTTCCTTGTCTCGGTGACAGTCTTCCCGAACCGGAGGAATGCGAGGATTCCAGCCTGTGCGGCGATTTCTGCGAAGCACGACAAGGCTACATCTCGTGGCCCGCAGCGCTCGAACACCTCGATGCAGACCTTGAGCTCGGCCTCGAAGAGGTGCTTGACGGCAAATTCAAGGTGGCGGCTCCACTTGTCGACGTATCCTTCAATGCTCTGCACGTCATTGAACTCGGCGGGCGTGATCTCGAGGTACTCGAGGTCGAGCGAGCCGAGGCTGGCGCGGATATTGGACCCTCGCACATCGACATAGATCGAGATGCAGCGATCGAGCCGACTGTTTGCCGTTATCCTCAAGAGGATGGCGCGGAGCTTGTTGATGACGGGCACCGGGATAGGGGAAGGGGCGATGGTGGGAGCGTCCACGGTGTCCGAGGGCATCGGAAGGGGTACGGTGTGCTCAGCCAGGAGGCGGCGGAACTCGGACTCGAGCTTGTCGAGGGCGGCCGCTAGAAGGCCGCCGTCGAGCGGGTAAGGGGACAGCTTGAGAGAGGCGAGGGAGGTCTTGAGGGCCTCGATGAAGCGCGAGTCGGCGAGGGCGTGATCGTCGAGGTACTCCACAATGTCGTCGAGCCACTGCACCGCGAGGCCGCAGTTGTCGGATAGGAAGCGAAGGGCCTCCTCGAGGCGCTTGAGGACGGAGAGGTAGCCGGAGAGGTCGGCGCGGGGGTCGGAGAGGAGGGAGCGCTCGAGTCCGTGAACCGCATCAAAGACCTTGAGAACAGCAGCGGCGGGACCAACGGCGCGGTCGATGTGCCCACCGACGGCCGCGAGGGCGTCACGGTCGGCGCGGATCGGGCGGACGGCGGCCTCCAGGGAGGGAAGCCGCTGCAGGATCTCGTCCAGGCGGGGCCCAGCGCGGGCAAGGGCGGCGCCCAGCGTCCGCGACTTCTCCAGGCTCGCCTGCAGCGACCGCCGCGCCGCCACCAGACTCGAGATCCCCCGTTCTCCCCCTTCCATCAACCAAAATCCCTAATAATCCCAGAGCAAGACTCGTACCAACAACAAGAGGGGAGTTGAAGTGGTCTGACGCTATTCTAACCAGGAGagatggagaagaagaaagaCATGGCCTTTTTCTGTGCGCGTGTTAGGGAGAAGCAAAGGTGGGAGGTTGGGAAGCAGAGGTTGGCAAACCAATGTTGACTGGGAATGGAATGAGAGGAGGAGGATAAACAACCAGTGGTGATGTCCTGCAGGTTGAAGGGAGCGATTTGTTTATGGGGATTTTGGTAGGAAAAGGCTAAGGAAGAAGGAAGGATAGACACACagagagagaagaaggagaagagggattGTGTTATGGAAGGAAAAGGAGAGATGAATTTGAGATGATATGGAAATGATGTGAGGAAAGGACAgataaggaaggaggaggaggggatgtgtgagagagagagagagagagagagagagagagagagagatggaaaggTGGCAAAGATGAGAAAAGAAGAAATAGTTGGGGCCTAATGAAAAGATTAGGGGTGACTGAGAACAAATGGGTAAGAAAGAATGGAAGGGTTGGGTGGATGGAAACTGGAAAGTGGAGAGGGCTTTTGGAGAAGATGAATGCAGCTTCTTCCTATTCCTTTTGGTGGTGTTCTTTGTTTGGATGTGAGGTGGAATCTGAGGGCAGCAAGCAAGACAGGTGAGAGGGGAAGCCACCACTGCATCTCACACTGTGACATGGGGACAGCTTCTGACTTCATTTTGTGGTCAGAGttgtctttatatatatatatatatatatatatatatatatatatatatatattattggaagaagagagagagagagagaaggttttATGTTTGCTGGTGGCTTTGGGAATTGTGGGAGAGTTTGGTTGGATTGGGAGGCCAAGAAAGCTGTGTGTTGGGAGTGTTCATGTGGGAGTTTGCCTGCCAAACTCTGTGAACTACTTACCTTTCTATTATCATTTACATATGAAAAGCATATTTGATTTCATATTAcgagaattaaaataataataaagtcaTACGAATTCATCCAAAATGGATAAGAAgtatatcaaaaatattttattatttatttaataaatatgagTTTTCTAATACCAATTCATGTGAAAAGATAAATGTTGGGACtcacatgtacatacatatatatatatatatatggctataTTGAAATTTACGTTCATAAAAAAATAGGATGTAGTAACATATATATATGCTATGCTGATAATGTGGCAAGTTGGATCAAACACATCTCAAGCTCTTGCCATGAGGTGTCTCCATCTCAACTTCTAGATAAGAAGGAGATGAATTAAATAACCAAATAAAATAATTGGAAGTCTCTTAGATTGGTGTGACCAAAAGGATAAGTGACGTGGGATTGAAGGTCAAAGTTTTTGTGGAAGTAACAAGTTAAGGTTGACACGACACTATTGTTTGAGTTAGTCACAACACATTAGTAGTCCAAACCCATCACATCTTCCCTATGAAACTTTaacttatattaatatttttttaaaagtattgtgacattaagaaaaataattttctaggaATGATAAGGATGGATAGTAGTAGAGATGATAAGTAAAGACGGAGTGATAGGATAAAAGGTGACAAAGACAACAAAAAAGATTtcaatgatattttttaatatttaaaaatttttaatattaaaaataaaagatatttaaaaatgttattttttaatatttaaaaaatattatctaaaaatgatattttttaatatttaaaaataaagatattatctAAAAATAGTGATGCATGTGatattgaaatttttttcatatttttttaatatttaaatgattatttttaaatattttaaaaatatatttttttaaatatttaatattttaaaaaaataaaagatattatctaaaaatagcttttttaatatttttaaatatttaaaaacaatgatattatctaaagataatgatttaatatttaaatatgatattatctaaagatAATGATTTAATATCTAAAGATGATATTATCTaaagataattatttaatatttaaaaatgatattatataaagataatgataatattatttaaaaatgatattatcataggaaatgatattttttaatatttaaaaataaatatattatctaaaaaaatAGCTTTTTCAAGAAAATCGTATCAATAGTGATGCATGTGATATTTAAATGTTTTGAGGGATAtatgatatataataaaatttataacacaaattatttatatatatactttttttcttcaaattatatatataataatgcaagaactaataataattataatagtaGTATAGATACATGAATCATATCATCTCTAAGTTATAAGCATGTGGTGGTGGGGTTATTATAGCATGAGACAAGAACTAATTTGTTAGAGTAATGTGGCACAAAGGGATGAAGATGAACTGGAAATAGCAACACTTTGGTACTCCATTAGAGCGAGTCCAAAGTTGCTCCAATCTCACTTGATTGATTTAGCTTTGGACACAACAAAGATGACAAGAACACAGGCATCATGCGCCAAAAATGTTGAGCAGTTTGGCCTCTTGATGTGACATTAATTGCCAATCTCACCATCTTTTGGATTACAAAGGGGGGTGGGGGAGCGTAGGAAGTGCAATGTTCCTACTAATTCAAGATGATTTATCATCTCATCAGAAATATTGATCAGGTCATGTAGACTGATTTAGTCGTATTAGGTCATTCATGATGAATGAGTGGAATGATGTTTCTTCCACCAAGCATTATATAATCATATAATAGTCTTATCATTACATCAgaatgagatttttatttttattttttgttgtctTACTTGGAATGGTCATCTTAGATGTTTATTCACTCTCAGAATCATATTCTTGAGAGAGACAACTTATGTGAGGGGGCTTACATTTTAAAGGATTAAATTAAGGATGCAATAACTTATAGTGATGCCTGCAATTTTCCTCTTCAGAAAGCCCACTCTAATGCACCACCAGCAACTTTTTTGGATGCATGCAGACAGTTCTATTAGCATTGTTCATGAGAACATAAGGCTGGAAAGTTAGTCAACTCCCATATCTTAAGACTTTTGGAGCAATACCACCCCACTAAGCAATCTCATTGACATTGGTAAATATAGAACTTAGTCATACCTCACAAAGAAAAGTAATAAATAAAGTATGACTATCATAGTTTGAGAATAGTTTCCACCATATGCCAATGTTTCCCTTGCTTGAGCACTACATGTGAAGTAAATTATTACTAAAGGTTGCTGCATGATATCTACTTTATTTAGGTCTCTAGAAGATTTGGCATGGGAATCAAATGAGCTTTAACCTCAAGAGTCTGTTGCAGAACATCTAGAACTAATGATGTGATCACCATCAGTTGTAGAAActccatgtttgatttcagaatcAGGTTTActgttgatgttttttttttttttttccactcaAAGACATCAGTCTAAAGATAAATATGTAATATGTAATATATGATAATGATATTGCTTCCAAATTCATCTTCTAAACCTTTATTCAGTCCCATCCACTTCATGATGGGGAAGGTTGACAATCTCTCCCTTGACCATAACCATTCTCAAGGTGAGGGCATCATGAAGTGGATGGAGCATGTCTTGTATTCTGACCAAAACTCTTAAAGCAATATAGACAAGGACTCCATGCTCTCTGTCATTCCTCCAATCTTTCCTTCAAAGAAGAAGAATGAGATGTTGACTGCTGAACCACTGAATTCTCTTCACTTCAAACCTGGGAGTCAAAATAGAATGGCTAGCAGCATGGCTTTTATCTGTTGTCTTGAACCAGCACAAATGCAAACCCAGCACTCAGTTTCTTCACCTGAGAACATCCAGTAGATGTGCCCATCACCAGCTGCAGCCAAACTGGCATGCAGAGACACCACCTTGGACTTCTGGTGCATCATTCATTCAGTGCATCACCTGTGGAATTATTGCTGTGCTTGCACCATTAAAGGCAGAGGCAACACACAACATAGTCATAGGATTTCATTACTATTATTTTGAAGTGACATGATGAAATTACTTTATAAGCTGACTCTATCCATGTCACAATTAGCAGGCAAATGTCATAGATCATATTAATATGAACCAAGTGGCAAacactaaaatacatcaaagatgtGTGTTTCAGATAATAGATATTGTCACCCCAATTTATAACCATGTATTCCACATCCACAGAGAGTCTGCCAAGTTGAATGCCTCCCCTGCGCagcgtaattttcaccaaatagGACGTAAAAGTAGCACTGGGCGTAAAAGTAATTTTGAGATCTGAATTCGACCGCGTCAAATTTCTCGAACATTTTTGAATTTTCCGGCTTTTTACAAGTCGATttaaaagaggaggaggaaacgGAGCGGTCTCGTGCATCAGACGGCCGCAACGGGAGCATCGGCGGTCTCGGGCGGCGCAGCGGTGCCGCGGCCGTGGCAGTGCTCGCCCTCGTACGTCACGATCAGCATCGTCGGGTCATCGAGCGCCCGCTCCACGTGCTTCCGCGCCGGGCACCACCTGAGGATGCTGCACTTGTAGTAGCCCCTGTaatggaggaagagaaggattTTAGCTGCACGATCTGCATCGGACGGTTAGGAGGGGGCGGACGAGGAGGAGATGCTTACCTCGGGTAAGGGGATCCCTTGATGGGCTTCTGCCCGTACTTCCGCCACGAGTACTCGTCGGGTGGGATATCGGCCATCTTCGGGCTGATCGCCGGCACGCGTATCGTTCTCTTCACCCGCGATTTCCTGCGTGTAACGCCCGATTTGGTTCAGAGAACTGTTTCGGATTGGTATTGTTGATGGCCGTGAGACGATATATTGGGTGGGAAGGGGATTCCTTCTTTATGGGCTTTGGGTTACCTTCGCTTGGAGCAGTGGCATCGGCCGCCGGGGATGGCATGCTTTTCGGTAAGGTGCTCGGAGTGGGCGTGCTCGTGGCACCTTTTCTtgagggaggaggagagaggCGGCTTGCCGGTGGAGACGGCGGCGgggtggaggaggagggaagcGGATCCGATCTTGCCGTTGGAGATGCTGCCGTCGCCGGTGACGGAAGCGGACGTCATGGACGTCGAGATGCTGAAGCCCTCCGCCGTGAACTGGCTGCCGGAGGCCTCGACGAGGGACGGTGCAGCGATCGGCTTCGTGAAGTCCAGGGTCATGCTCCGCGGAGGCGGAGGGATCGGGGGCTGAGGCGGCTTGGCCGGGGCGAGGGCGACGGCCCGCGGCGCTGGCTCCACTGCCGGGGCGGGGCGAGGGCCGCGACGGAATCGGGCGTGGCCGGTGCGGTCGAGGATAGAGATGACCTTCTTGAACTTGGAGACGGTGAGATCAGTGATCTCGCGGCAGTCGAGCTGCGGCGACTGCTGGTGATGGTGGGAGAGTTGGGAGAGAAGGTGCTCCATGGACCGGAGCCCCGCCATCGCCGCCTCCTGGATCGCCATCTGCTCGTCCATCTTCGCGTACACCAACAGATCAACGGCCATCACCCCCAATCCTAAACCACCACCATGAAAAGAACACGAATCCCCCAAAGCTCAGCAGAGGAGAACGGGCAGAAGGGGGGTTAAATTCATTGAAGGCGAAGACGGGCCTAAAGCTGAAGTCAAAGGGCATTTCTTCGTCGGACGGCCGTGATCGTATCTCCTCTCTCGTGATGGCATCACTGCAGGAGAGGCGCCTTCTTCCAGAAAGTGGCTGCCGGCAAAGCTATTAGTCAAAAGGTAGACTTCTCGTCCTTGgccttattttatttaaaataccaAT comes from Musa acuminata AAA Group cultivar baxijiao unplaced genomic scaffold, Cavendish_Baxijiao_AAA HiC_scaffold_1072, whole genome shotgun sequence and encodes:
- the LOC135666106 gene encoding exocyst complex component EXO70A1-like, with the protein product MEGGERGISSLVAARRSLQASLEKSRTLGAALARAGPRLDEILQRLPSLEAAVRPIRADRDALAAVGGHIDRAVGPAAAVLKVFDAVHGLERSLLSDPRADLSGYLSVLKRLEEALRFLSDNCGLAVQWLDDIVEYLDDHALADSRFIEALKTSLASLKLSPYPLDGGLLAAALDKLESEFRRLLAEHTVPLPMPSDTVDAPTIAPSPIPVPVINKLRAILLRITANSRLDRCISIYVDVRGSNIRASLGSLDLEYLEITPAEFNDVQSIEGYVDKWSRHLEFAVKHLFEAELKVCIEVFERCGPRDVALSCFAEIAAQAGILAFLRFGKTVTETRKDPIKLLKLLDIFATLNRLRLDFNRLFGGKACVEIQNQTRDLIKRLIDGACEIFWELLHQVELQRQMPPPSQGSVPRLVSFVTDYCNKLLSEEYQPVLTQVLIIHRSWKQEKFRERLLTDAILDIFKALETNFETWSKSYGDTILSYLFAMNTHWHFYKNLKGTKLGKLIGEAKLKEHEQYKDYYAAIFLRESWGKLPSLLSREGLILFSGGRGKARDLVKQRLKAFNASFDEMYQKQSNWVISDKELREKICQWIVQTIVPTYRSYMQNYGPLVEQDASASKYAKYTAQSLEKMLGSLFQHKPGRTMSLNIRHSNGKLNSVMTNLSRSASTVS
- the LOC103976840 gene encoding probable WRKY transcription factor 11 produces the protein MAVDLLVYAKMDEQMAIQEAAMAGLRSMEHLLSQLSHHHQQSPQLDCREITDLTVSKFKKVISILDRTGHARFRRGPRPAPAVEPAPRAVALAPAKPPQPPIPPPPRSMTLDFTKPIAAPSLVEASGSQFTAEGFSISTSMTSASVTGDGSISNGKIGSASLLLHPAAVSTGKPPLSSSLKKRCHEHAHSEHLTEKHAIPGGRCHCSKRRKSRVKRTIRVPAISPKMADIPPDEYSWRKYGQKPIKGSPYPRGYYKCSILRWCPARKHVERALDDPTMLIVTYEGEHCHGRGTAAPPETADAPVAAV